One Drosophila willistoni isolate 14030-0811.24 chromosome 2R unlocalized genomic scaffold, UCI_dwil_1.1 Seg167, whole genome shotgun sequence DNA segment encodes these proteins:
- the LOC6642190 gene encoding proline-rich protein 4, producing the protein MKLMRTATSLALVLLLATSYAQAEGEKSAAAEQKAEPEAKAEEAAASVDTAKPKRGLHHYEENYHHHVPHFPVHEEKTLTVIKKVPVPVPIEKIVHVPVEKHIHVPVKVKVPKPYPVIKHIPYEVKEIVKVPVEIPQPYPVEKKVHYHVHVPYDRPVPVKVHVPAPYPVEKKVHVPVKVHVPAPYPVEKVVHYKVEKHVHVDKPYHVEKIVHYPVKVPVEKPVPHYVDKPVPHYVDKPVPVPVIKKVPVPVHVNYDVPRAVHVDKPVPYEVKVHVPAPYPVVKEIPVKVEKHVPYPVKIPVEKPVHVHIEKHVPEYHEKHVPYKQPEFIHKHIEEEHHHEPIHHHEPIHHHSHIEEEHEHEVEHDFSHHDLHSYYGY; encoded by the exons ATGAAGCTGATG CGCACAGCGACATCGCTGGCTCTGGTCCTGCTCCTGGCCACCAGCTATGCCCAAGCTGAGGGCGAAAAGAGTGCGGCTGCCGAACAGAAGGCCGAGCCTGAGGCAAAGGCTGAAGAAGCCGCTGCTAGTGTCGATACAGCGAAGCCGAAACGCGGTCTTCATCATTATGAGGAAaattatcatcatcatgtGCCACATTTTCCCGTCCATGAGGAAAAGACACTGACTGTCATCAAGAAGGTGCCTGTTCCAGTGCCCATCGAAAAAATTGTTCATGTGCCTGTCGAAAAGCACATCCATGTGCCTGTCAAGGTCAAAGTGCCAAAACCTTATCCAGTCATCAAGCACATTCCTTATGAAGTAAAGGAAATTGTCAAGGTTCCTGTCGAGATTCCTCAGCCTTATCCTGTGGAGAAGAAAGTCCATTATCATGTTCATGTGCCGTATGATCGTCCAGTCCCAGTGAag GTCCATGTCCCTGCTCCTTATCCTGTGGAGAAGAAGGTCCATGTCCCCGTAAAG GTCCATGTCCCTGCTCCATATCCAGTGGAAAAGGTTGTGCACTACAAAGTGGAAAAACACGTGCATGTCGACAAGCCGTATCATGTAGAAAAGATTGTCCATTATCCAGTCAAAGTTCCAGTTGAAAAGCCCGTGCCCCACTATGTAGACAAACCAGTGCCACATTATGTAGACAAGCCTGTGCCCGTGCCTGTGATCAAGAAGGTTCCTGTGCCCGTCCATGTGAACTACGATGTTCCAAGGGCCGTACATGTTGATAAGCCTGTGCCTTATGAGGTCAAGGTCCATGTGCCAGCTCCTTATCCCGTTGTCAAGGAAATCCCCGTGAAAGTTGAGAAACACGTTCCGTACCCCGTGAAGATTCCTGTGGAGAAACCCGTCCATGTTCATATCGAGAAGCATGTCCCTGAATATCACGAGAAACACGTCCCATACAAGCAACCCGAATTCATTCATAAGCACATCGAAGAGGAGCATCATCATGAACCCATTCATCATCATGAACCCATCCATCATCATTCGCACATCGAGGAGGAGCATGAACATGAGGTGGAGCATGATTTTAGCCATCATGATCTTCATTCATATTATGGTTACTAA
- the LOC111518563 gene encoding uncharacterized protein LOC111518563, whose amino-acid sequence MFNFYQPKPKPTKCFCESLIEYFETLGYYDFFLVGFCILILSAFLLYLLRETPLMDWIEQAGRVVNINDGRRTVAVQTAVTINTGEIENTQQANIRGIHCRDNGNNIQDFPNAENDTNIKNTKCEGTINVSTSDKNNSFNMNIQKDQPIVKRDNTGASLSRIPIPKHAQQATVNNANMWNTNSENEDPLTQTNKPEVSQIPTLTKRSR is encoded by the exons atgtttaatttttatcaaCCAAAACCTAAACCGACGAAATGTTTTTGCGAATctttaattgaatattttgaaaCGCTTGGTTATTATGATTTTTTCTTAGTTGGATTTTGTATCCTAATACTAAGCGCCTTTCTACTATATCTTTTGCGTGAAACACCCTTAATGGATTGG ATCGAACAAGCAGGAAGAGTGGTTAATATAAATGATGGACGAAGAACAGTTGCAGTACAGACTGCAGTCACAATCAACACAGGAGAGATTGAAAATACTCAGCAGGCAAACATCAGGGGAATACATTGCCGTGATAATGGAAATAATATTCAAGACTTTCCAAATGCAGAAAATGacacaaatattaaaaatacaaaatgcgAGGGAACTATTAACGTTTCCACTTCAGATAAAAACAATTCCTTCAATATGAATATACAAAAGGATCAACCCATTGTGAAACGTGATAACACCGGGGCCAGCCTATCTCGTATTCCTATTCCTAAACATGCACAACAAGCAACTGTGAACAATGCTAATATGTGGAACACTAATTCGGAAAATGAAGATCCTCTAACTCAAACCAATAAGCCGGAAGTCTCGCAGATCCCTACACTAACTAAACGCAGCCGTTAA
- the LOC6642191 gene encoding angiotensin-converting enzyme translates to MLNFFLLISLCWGLVLGESLTEFLNEANHNLALAYDQEVLAQLQHEIQGPNDLVALLQIEIANERLMKYINYLNNKGKKFKKIEVENLKQRRLLSMLPQLGYEALTGMELRRIYSLSANMSESYKNVKLCAYENRKNCTLSLIPDVQTIVQESKNIDEIEYYWYEWRRSTGLSTRSQFVEFMELYKKTARLNGYLQAEDYWFRGLELNGVETLKILDGFMAALRPLFLQFHAHVRGSLRKMYGERLIPKGRPYPQHLSEIFIGNAFRRVQAEWFVDLPAPNVGLFNITEALQRRGWTTTQRVFWNVAEYFRGIGLPQLESSLWTFAQPMSYQEEDHCFHKAWRFYALRQINFTYCPLNDEERFFNMFEAQSDVHFFRATAEQPTLLQEEPFPHFSDAIGKCFSLAATSPRYLHKIGLIRESKWFELPARLNRLYIQGLRVIFLLPVFYVLDRYRVEALSGHIKADDNEAYWRLTEFYTGAAAPKRRTNADFDVPAKLLMEVDDQYASQIFSTVLQFQLLKHFCSRTGQDRPLDLCDLSDQSGLGPGLRRTMALGSSQHYSHVLQKLLGETELNIDGLLSYFQPLHNWLVQQNRLNNLDVGWA, encoded by the exons atgttaaatttttttctgttaaTTTCA CTTTGTTGGGGCTTAGTTTTAGGAGAATCCTTGActgaatttttaaatgaagCTAATCATAATTTAGCTTTAGCCTATGATCAAGAGGTTTTAGCTCAATTACAACATGAAATTCAAGGACCCAATGATCTGGTTGCTCTTctacaaattgaaattgctaATGAAAGATTAATGAAATATATTAACTATCTAAAcaataaaggaaaaaagtttaaaaagaTAGAAGTGGAAAACTTAAAGCAACGTCGACTACTCTCAATGTTGCCCCAGTTGGGCTATGAGGCACTGACGGGTATGGAATTAAGACGTATCTACTCTCTATCCGCCAATATGAGTGAGAGTTATAAGAATGTCAAACTTTGTGCTTATGAAAATCGAAAGAACTGCACTTTAAGCCTAATACCAGATGTCCAGACAATAGTACAAGAGAGTAAAAATATAGATGAGATCGAGTATTATTGGTATGAATGGCGTCGTTCAACAGGTTTGAGTACACGTTCACAATTTGTCGAGTTCATGGAGCTCTACAAAAAGACAGCACGTCTCAATGGCTATCTCCAGGCAGAGGATTATTGGTTTCGTGGCCTGGAGTTGAATGGCGTGGAGACTTTAAAAATTCTAGATGGTTTTATGGCTGCATTGAGACCTTTATTTCTGCAATTTCATGCTCATGTTCGAGGCTCTTTAAGAAAAATGTATGGCGAACGTTTGATACCCAAAGGCAGACCATATCCTCAACATTTATCCGAGATTTTCATAGGCAATGCCTTTCGTCGAGTTCAGGCGGAATGGTTTGTTGATTTACCAGCACCAAATGTGGGTTTGTTTAATATAACTGAAGCCTTACAAAGACGTGGTTGGACTACCACCCAGAGAGTCTTTTGGAATGTGGCCGAATATTTTAGAGGCATTGGTTTGCCACAATTGGAGAG TTCCCTGTGGACTTTTGCCCAGCCAATGTCCTATCAGGAGGAGGATCATTGTTTTCACAAGGCTTGGCGTTTCTATGCTCTACGACAGATCAATTTCACCTACTGCCCTCTTAATGATGAGGAACGTTTCTTTAATATGTTTGAAGCCCAGAGTGATGTACATTTCTTTAGAGCTACCGCTGAGCAACCCACACTCTTGCAGGAAGAACCTTTTCCACATTTTAGCGATGCAATTGGCAAATGTTTCTCCTTAGCTGCCACTTCCCCTCGCTATCTACACAAAATCGGCTTGATAAGGGAATCCAAATGGTTTGAATTGCCAGCTCGTCTAAATCGTTTGTATATTCAAGGTTTGAGAGTAATATTCTTATTACCAGTTTTCTATGTACTCGATCGATATAGAGTGGAGGCTCTGAGTGGTCACATAAAAGCGGATGACAATGAGGCCTATTGGCGTCTAACGGAGTTCTATACCGGAGCAGCGGCCCCAAAGAGAAGAACTAATGCTGACTTTGATGTGCCAGCTAAACTCTTAATGGAAGTAGATGATCAATATGCCAG CCAAATATTCAGCACAGTTTTGCAGTTTCAATTGCTGAAACACTTTTGCTCGAGAACTGGTCAAGACAGGCCCTTGGATCTATGTGATCTTTCGGATCAGAGTGGACTTGGTCCTGGCTTACGACGTACCATGGCTTTGGGCTCATCGCAACATTATAGCCATGTCCTGCAAAAACTTCTTGGTGAAACGGAGTTAAATATCGATGGGCTTCTGAGTTACTTTCAGCCATTACACAATTGGCTAGTACAGCAAAATCGTTTAAACAATTTGGATGTGGGTTGGGCATAA
- the LOC6642421 gene encoding angiotensin-converting enzyme, with protein MKMKLFLLLVLATVLALSQALVKEEIQAKEYLENLNKELAKRTNVETEAAWDYASNITDENEKKKNEISAELAKFLKEVSADIQKFQWRSYQSEELKRQFKSLAKLGYAALSEADYAEFLETVSAMESNFAKVKVCDYKDDKKCDLALEPEIEEVITKSRDPEELKYYWREFYDKAGTPVRSEFEKYVELNTKAAKLNNFTSGAELWLDEYEDATFEQQLEDIFAEIRPLYEQVHGYVRYRLRKYYGDEVVSEKGPLPMHLLGNMWAQQWSDIAEIVSPFPEKPLVDVSDEMVKQGYTALKMFQMGDDFFTSMNLTKLPQDFWDKSIIEKPTDGRDLICHASAWDFYLKDDVRIKQCTTLTQSQLFTVHHELGHIQYFLQYQHLPFVFRTGANPGFHEAVGDVLSLSVSTVKHLEKIGLLTNYVQDEEARINQLFLMALDKIVFLPFAFTLDKWRWALFRGQVEKENWNCAFWKLRDEYSGIEPPVVRSEKDFDAPAKYHISADVEYLRYLVSFIIQFQFYKSACIKAGQYDASNVNLPLDNCDIYGSAAAGEAFHNMLSLGASKPWPDALEAFNGERTMTGKAIAEYFEPLRVWLEAENIKNNVHIGWTSSDKCVAS; from the exons ATGAAAATGAAGCTGTTTCTGTTGCTAGTCCTAGCGACTGTCCTGGCG CTAAGTCAAGCCTTGGTGAAAGAGGAGATACAGGCCAAAGAGTATTTGGAGAATCTGAATAAAGAGCTGGCCAAACGCACAAATGTGGAAACTGAAGCCGCTTGGGATTATGCCTCAAACATAACCGATGAGAatgagaagaagaaaaatgaaatatccGCCGAATTGGCCAAATTCCTGAAAGAGGTCTCAGCCGATATACAGAAATTCCAATGGCGTAGCTATCAATCGGAGGAATTGAAACGTCAATTCAAATCTCTAGCAAAATTGGGTTATGCCGCTTTATCAGAAGCTGATTATGCTGAATTTTTGGAGACTGTCTCGGCCATGGAATCAAATTTCGCAAAGGTCAAGGTCTGCGACTATAAGGATGATAAGAAATGTGATTTGGCCCTAGAACCCGAAATTGAGGAGGTGATCACCAAGAGTCGTGATCCAGAGGAATTAAAGTATTATTGGCGTGAATTCTATGACAAGGCTGGAACACCAGTGCGTTCTGAGTTTGAGAAATATGTCGAACTTAATACCAAGGCTGCCAAATTGAATA ACTTTACATCTGGTGCTGAGTTGTGGTTGGATGAATATGAGGATGCAACATTTGAGCAACAACTTGAGGATATATTCGCCGAGATACGTCCACTCTATGAGCAAGTTCATGGCTATGTGCGTTATCGTTTGAGAAAGTATTATGGTGATGAGGTGGTATCCGAAAAGGGTCCCTTACCCATGCATTTATTGGGCAATATGTGGGCCCAACAATGGTCTGATATTGCGGAAATTGTCTCACCTTTTCCCGAGAAGCCATTGGTCGATGTCAGCGATGAGATGGTCAAACAGGGTTATACAGCTCTAAAAATGTTCCAAATGGGCGATGATTTCTTTACCTCCATGAATCTAACCAAGTTGCCACA AGACTTTTGGGATAAATCGATTATTGAGAAACCAACCGATGGTCGTGATTTAATTTGCCATGCCAGTGCCTGGGACTTTTATCTCAAGGACGATGTGAGGATCAAACAATGCACCACTCTCACTCAGAGTCAATTGTTCACAGTGCATCATGAGCTTGGACATATACAGTATTTCCTGCAGTATCAGCATTTACCATTCGTTTTTCGTACTGGTGCCAATCCTGGCTTCCATGAGGCTGTCGGCGATGTCCTTTCGCTTTCAGTGTCCACGGTTAAGCACTTGGAAAAAATTGGTCTATTAACCAATTATGTACAAGATGAAGAGGCTCGCATTAATCAGCTTTTCTTGATGGCCTTGGATAAGATAGTTTTCCTGCCATTTGCTTTCACATTGGACAAATGGCGCTGGGCTTTGTTCCGTGGTCAGGTGGAGAAGGAGAATTGGAATTGTGCCTTCTGGAAGCTAAGAGATGAATATTCAGGAATTGAACCACCAGTTGTGCGTAGTGAGAAAGATTTTGATGCCCCAGCTAAATATCATATATCCGCTGATGTCGAGTATTTGAG ATATTTGGTCTCCTTTATCATACAGTTCCAGTTCTACAAGTCTGCCTGCATCAAGGCTGGACAATACGATGCTTCAAATGTTAATTTGCCTTTGGATAATTGTGATATTTATGGCAGTGCAGCTGCAGGAGAAGCCTTCCA CAACATGCTTTCTTTGGGTGCCTCGAAACCCTGGCCAGATGCATTGGAGGCCTTCAATGGCGAACGTACAATGACTGGCAAGGCTATTGCTGAATATTTTGAACCTCTGCGCGTTTGGCTAGAAGctgaaaatatcaaaaataatgTCCATATAGGCTGGACTTCATCCGATA AGTGTGTGGCCTCTTAA